A portion of the Chondrinema litorale genome contains these proteins:
- the porQ gene encoding type IX secretion system protein PorQ — protein MRLKTALFISKYFPAFIFTLLIQVPVFAQVGGISTFEFVNLPVNTRMVGLGGVNVSSQQLDASMFSANPALLTDSIDQYLALNHYSYNAGVKNNQLNYARKLSAKGMWGIAIQQLSYGEFDSYDLTGLYQGTFNANDFSVGISHARMSGPFSIGGTVKFVQSTIETYQASGMLFTIGGAFIHPEQDLKVGLVLQNFGFAFSQYTDEQSFEMPFDAILGATFKPKMMPLRFSVTAHHLTEFLNIAYDDPNTKSEVDAFGEEIDNKISFADKLSRHFVFGGEFVFSKNLNLRLAYNFLQRRELQVEQRKGLAGFSYGLMIRLKRFELSYSRAVQHISGGTNIFSLAIDTKSLIKRRRVIE, from the coding sequence ATGCGGTTAAAGACTGCTTTATTTATTAGCAAATATTTCCCAGCTTTCATTTTTACTTTACTCATTCAGGTTCCTGTTTTTGCACAGGTGGGTGGTATATCTACTTTTGAATTTGTAAACCTACCAGTAAATACCCGCATGGTAGGTTTGGGTGGAGTAAATGTAAGCTCACAACAGTTAGATGCCAGTATGTTTTCTGCAAACCCAGCATTACTAACCGATTCTATAGACCAGTATTTAGCACTAAACCATTACAGCTATAATGCTGGTGTAAAAAACAATCAACTAAATTATGCCCGAAAGCTATCAGCAAAAGGTATGTGGGGCATCGCTATACAACAACTCAGCTATGGAGAGTTTGACTCCTACGATCTTACCGGATTATACCAAGGTACATTCAATGCCAACGATTTTTCTGTTGGCATTAGCCATGCACGCATGAGTGGGCCCTTTTCAATAGGTGGTACAGTAAAATTTGTGCAATCTACTATAGAAACTTATCAAGCTAGTGGCATGCTCTTCACTATCGGAGGTGCTTTTATTCATCCTGAACAAGACTTAAAAGTAGGACTCGTGCTACAAAACTTTGGTTTTGCCTTTTCGCAATACACAGACGAACAAAGCTTTGAAATGCCATTTGATGCCATTTTAGGAGCTACTTTTAAACCGAAAATGATGCCTTTACGATTTTCTGTAACAGCACATCACCTGACAGAATTTCTTAATATTGCTTATGACGATCCTAATACTAAATCTGAGGTTGATGCTTTTGGGGAAGAAATTGATAATAAAATAAGCTTTGCTGACAAATTGTCAAGGCACTTTGTGTTTGGAGGTGAATTTGTATTTTCTAAAAATTTAAACCTTCGGTTAGCTTATAACTTTTTACAAAGAAGAGAGTTACAGGTTGAACAAAGAAAAGGGCTTGCTGGTTTTTCTTATGGACTGATGATCAGATTAAAGAGATTCGAACTGTCATACTCAAGAGCTGTACAACACATTTCAGGAGGCACCAACATCTTTTCTCTGGCTATAGATACTAAGAGCCTAATTAAGCGTCGGCGAGTTATTGAGTAA
- a CDS encoding energy transducer TonB codes for MLKYIKLSLSALTAFFLFGFAANAQTLVSSTNTDFTAVNTEETFVVPPRPVNYSEVRNSIEYPISCRKQGIEGKVLTKIYVGKDGSPMKYEIVKSADKALTEACIEKINAFKFEPARDASGNTVERWVVVPLNFKLSI; via the coding sequence ATGTTAAAATATATAAAACTATCGCTTTCAGCACTTACAGCTTTTTTCTTATTCGGTTTTGCAGCAAATGCACAAACTTTGGTTTCTAGTACAAATACAGATTTTACTGCTGTAAATACAGAAGAAACTTTTGTAGTTCCACCAAGGCCAGTCAATTATTCGGAGGTAAGAAACAGCATTGAATACCCTATTTCTTGCCGTAAACAAGGAATTGAAGGCAAAGTGCTTACAAAAATCTATGTTGGTAAAGACGGTTCTCCAATGAAATATGAGATTGTTAAAAGTGCAGACAAAGCCCTAACTGAAGCTTGCATAGAGAAAATAAACGCTTTTAAATTCGAACCTGCCAGAGATGCTTCAGGAAATACAGTAGAAAGATGGGTAGTAGTTCCATTAAACTTTAAATTAAGCATATAA
- a CDS encoding 4Fe-4S binding protein, with translation MKLIKTTGLILFITGFITFNYTFFLSNYELTRNIVSEQIPDGLQESFTQEASSIIDNTISSSFKFIAELDKAFETINAQVLDAYAVSDNELDELLNAAQKDGQYVLTEDVVKSVFNGNDEATAFKQKAIIDYGSWLFGTTYSTKDELNNNLSGVVDNIRKYGIINQKGFDRYKIKDIKTSITKAATKSPVKDNPWLFILLTYGLCIVGASMYILPKLNEGKPGIKNNGIFKSAMHNKGWLGILTGTYLILFYIFLYYYPEYMLNWIIMVDPISILLKGSNGGRFFLYGFIYTLSILVMGVRMIIKYRHSKYQIVRTFSVMFFQTAFAFLIPEILLRLNQPYYDFKNIWPLDYDFFFDNELSTLVSNGSIGIFMLGWGITLIVIGVPVFVYFFGKRWYCSWVCGCGGLAETLGDPYRQLSDKSLKAWKIERYSIHGVLVFAVLMTIGVLYTYFSGLGSLLGVNTYIIRETYGAWIGAGFAGVVGTGFYPLMGNRVWCRFGCPLAAYLGIVQRFKSRFRITTNGGQCISCGNCSTYCEMGIDVRWYAQRGQNIVRSSCVGCGVCSAVCPRGVLNLENASEGNRTTTPIVITGREVKAVNS, from the coding sequence ATGAAATTAATTAAAACTACGGGGCTTATACTGTTTATTACAGGCTTTATAACCTTTAATTACACCTTCTTTTTGTCTAATTATGAGCTTACAAGAAACATTGTAAGCGAGCAAATTCCCGATGGCTTACAAGAGTCTTTTACTCAAGAAGCATCAAGCATTATTGATAATACCATTTCTTCATCTTTTAAATTTATTGCTGAGTTAGACAAAGCATTTGAGACTATAAATGCGCAAGTACTAGATGCTTATGCAGTGAGCGATAATGAGTTGGATGAGCTGCTAAACGCTGCCCAAAAAGATGGGCAATATGTATTAACAGAAGATGTGGTAAAATCGGTTTTTAATGGTAACGATGAAGCAACTGCATTTAAACAAAAAGCAATTATCGATTATGGGAGCTGGCTTTTTGGAACTACATATTCTACAAAAGATGAGTTGAATAATAACCTGTCAGGTGTGGTAGATAACATACGAAAATATGGCATTATTAATCAAAAAGGATTTGATAGATACAAGATAAAAGACATCAAAACTTCTATTACAAAAGCTGCTACTAAAAGTCCAGTAAAGGATAATCCGTGGTTATTTATATTACTTACTTATGGTTTGTGCATCGTTGGGGCGAGTATGTACATTTTGCCAAAGTTAAATGAAGGAAAGCCGGGAATTAAGAATAATGGCATATTTAAGAGTGCCATGCATAATAAAGGCTGGTTAGGGATTTTAACAGGTACTTACCTTATACTTTTCTATATATTTTTATACTACTATCCAGAATATATGCTCAACTGGATAATAATGGTAGATCCGATTAGTATTTTGCTAAAAGGGAGTAATGGTGGCAGATTTTTCCTTTACGGGTTTATATATACGCTTAGTATATTGGTAATGGGTGTGCGAATGATTATCAAATACAGACATAGTAAGTATCAGATTGTCCGTACTTTTTCAGTTATGTTTTTTCAAACTGCATTTGCCTTTCTTATTCCTGAAATACTCTTAAGATTAAACCAACCTTATTACGATTTTAAAAATATCTGGCCGCTAGACTACGATTTTTTCTTTGATAATGAATTGAGTACGCTGGTATCTAATGGAAGTATTGGCATTTTTATGTTGGGTTGGGGCATTACACTTATAGTAATTGGTGTACCGGTGTTTGTGTATTTTTTCGGAAAACGCTGGTATTGCTCTTGGGTTTGTGGTTGTGGTGGTCTAGCAGAAACTCTTGGCGATCCATACAGGCAATTATCTGACAAGTCTCTCAAAGCTTGGAAGATTGAAAGATATTCTATTCATGGTGTATTGGTATTTGCTGTTTTAATGACGATAGGTGTATTATACACTTACTTTAGTGGATTGGGTAGTTTGTTGGGTGTAAATACTTATATAATTAGAGAAACTTATGGTGCTTGGATAGGCGCAGGCTTTGCCGGAGTAGTAGGAACAGGCTTTTATCCTTTAATGGGCAACAGAGTTTGGTGTAGGTTTGGTTGCCCTTTAGCTGCTTATTTAGGAATCGTTCAGCGATTTAAATCAAGGTTTAGAATTACAACCAATGGTGGGCAATGCATTTCATGTGGTAATTGTTCTACTTATTGCGAAATGGGCATAGATGTGCGTTGGTATGCACAAAGAGGTCAAAATATTGTACGCTCATCTTGTGTGGGTTGTGGAGTGTGTTCAGCTGTGTGCCCGAGAGGAGTGCTAAATTTAGAAAATGCTTCTGAAGGAAACAGAACAACTACCCCAATTGTTATTACAGGCAGAGAAGTTAAA